The Chloracidobacterium sp. genome includes a window with the following:
- a CDS encoding NAD(P)H-hydrate dehydratase, whose amino-acid sequence MQPILSAAHMADVDRVTSEQFGLPSLLLMENAAVGAALAIEQHFGPVQQRRVRIFCGKGNNGGDGAAVARQLWMRGAQVEVLLFGKRETARGDARVNFDIVAQLAQASSRIRLVEVQSEMEFAALLANSSSRFNLHVDALFGTGLARGLEGMFVKVVEYLNSARQYVPVCSLDLPSGLAADSPHPVGVHVVADLTVTFTAPKIANVLPPAGHANGKLHVVNIGSPASLVRATQAHRATLFCVTEEGVGQYLNRTRRLPDAHKGHVGHVLLIAGSRGKTGAAALAGEGVLRAGAGLLTIACPANAQALLVSQCLPEAMTLALPDDGNGQLTEEGLRAALTAANQHTVCAVGPGLGTEAATRRLVQGIVKEGRAPTVLDADALNCLSPWQAGHGTPERPLILTPHPGEMARLLGTSVNDILVDRIGAARRLATTYHLFVVLKGYYSLVATPDGDIYINPTGNAGMATGGSGDVLTGILAGLLAQTPHMPLEATLAAVYLHGQAGDLANASLGERALVASDILRFLPQAFKAHSPSA is encoded by the coding sequence GTGCAGCCGATTTTATCCGCAGCTCACATGGCCGATGTGGATCGCGTCACGAGCGAGCAGTTCGGCCTTCCAAGTTTGCTTCTGATGGAAAACGCCGCCGTCGGAGCGGCGCTGGCCATCGAACAGCACTTTGGGCCAGTTCAGCAGCGACGCGTAAGAATCTTCTGCGGCAAGGGCAACAACGGCGGCGACGGCGCAGCCGTGGCGCGACAACTCTGGATGCGCGGCGCGCAGGTCGAGGTGTTGCTCTTCGGAAAACGCGAAACGGCGCGTGGCGATGCACGTGTCAATTTCGACATCGTGGCGCAACTAGCACAGGCGTCGTCCCGCATTCGACTGGTTGAAGTGCAGAGCGAAATGGAGTTCGCTGCGCTCCTGGCTAACAGTTCGTCGCGTTTCAATCTCCACGTTGACGCTCTGTTTGGAACGGGCCTGGCACGCGGCCTGGAAGGAATGTTCGTCAAGGTCGTCGAATACCTCAACAGCGCCCGTCAGTATGTCCCGGTTTGTTCACTGGACTTGCCGTCGGGGCTGGCGGCGGATTCGCCGCATCCGGTCGGCGTCCATGTCGTTGCTGACCTAACAGTGACGTTCACCGCGCCCAAAATCGCCAATGTCCTGCCGCCGGCTGGACACGCTAATGGCAAACTGCACGTTGTCAACATTGGCTCACCGGCAAGTTTGGTGCGAGCCACCCAGGCCCACCGAGCAACGCTGTTCTGCGTCACGGAGGAGGGGGTTGGGCAGTACCTCAACCGTACCCGCCGGTTGCCTGACGCGCATAAAGGCCATGTCGGACACGTCTTGCTCATCGCCGGATCACGCGGCAAGACGGGGGCGGCGGCGTTGGCCGGGGAGGGGGTTCTGCGGGCTGGAGCCGGTTTGCTTACCATCGCTTGCCCGGCGAATGCGCAGGCGTTGTTGGTCAGCCAGTGTCTGCCGGAGGCCATGACGCTCGCTCTGCCGGACGATGGAAACGGACAACTGACGGAGGAGGGCCTGCGCGCCGCGTTGACAGCCGCCAACCAACACACGGTATGCGCTGTCGGCCCTGGCCTTGGTACAGAGGCGGCGACCCGTCGCCTTGTGCAGGGGATCGTCAAGGAAGGGCGAGCGCCCACGGTGCTGGACGCCGACGCGCTCAACTGTCTGTCGCCTTGGCAGGCCGGACACGGTACGCCGGAGCGTCCCCTCATCCTGACGCCGCATCCCGGCGAAATGGCGCGGTTGCTGGGAACCTCCGTCAACGACATTCTGGTTGACCGGATCGGCGCGGCGCGGCGGTTGGCGACGACCTACCATCTGTTTGTCGTCCTCAAGGGCTACTACTCGCTTGTCGCCACGCCGGACGGCGACATCTACATCAATCCGACCGGCAACGCGGGCATGGCGACCGGCGGTAGCGGCGACGTACTGACCGGCATCCTCGCCGGTCTGCTGGCGCAAACCCCTCACATGCCGTTGGAAGCGACGTTGGCAGCCGTCTATCTGCACGGTCAAGCCGGCGATTTGGCCAATGCGTCACTGGGCGAACGAGCGCTGGTCGCTTCTGATATCCTTCGTTTCTTACCCCAAGCCTTCAAGGCCCACTCGCCATCCGCTTGA
- a CDS encoding TlpA family protein disulfide reductase, whose product MRRVFFAWRISFFIIGWLCATGVVADIGAFAQESPANALRTLEARKAEAAKLFDAVIAAHQALPAYRATVTMTTNILGQPNAVIKVRAKGECLLMHIETDEGKSHIAYAGGRLLLFSTKNQGKYVVQPVNEKPSLTNCFVVANGGVISVPQVLSLWGEWNPLENENENQAIREVQITNDADGKQTTIQITKVYGSSDTFQMTCTFDRASYRLASFRRTFNYGPQPVVITETVTDFSPDVHDDDLALTPPADARRIELPAPEPLYHPALKKGGDPLPIEATDMEGKAVSLKDYQGKVVLLNFWATWCGPCIAKFPFMTALEEKFGTQGFVVLGVACDEETEVEKVRAALKKHNVAWRNILHTRTEDGTPIAERYRVKGLPFLILIGRDGKIIEVGVNPGRSLEKLIERSIAADSLK is encoded by the coding sequence ATGAGGCGTGTATTCTTTGCTTGGCGCATTAGTTTTTTCATTATCGGCTGGCTGTGTGCCACAGGCGTCGTCGCCGACATCGGGGCCTTCGCGCAGGAGTCACCGGCCAACGCGCTTCGAACGCTGGAAGCGCGCAAGGCGGAAGCCGCCAAGCTTTTTGACGCCGTCATCGCCGCGCATCAGGCGCTGCCTGCCTATCGCGCGACCGTGACCATGACAACGAACATTCTCGGCCAGCCGAACGCTGTTATCAAGGTACGCGCCAAGGGCGAGTGTCTTCTGATGCACATTGAGACTGATGAAGGGAAAAGTCACATTGCGTACGCCGGTGGTCGCCTGCTGCTGTTCTCAACGAAAAATCAAGGCAAGTACGTCGTCCAGCCCGTCAATGAAAAGCCTTCGCTGACCAACTGCTTCGTCGTTGCAAACGGCGGCGTCATTTCCGTGCCACAAGTGCTGTCCCTGTGGGGCGAGTGGAATCCACTTGAGAACGAAAATGAGAACCAAGCCATTCGAGAGGTGCAAATCACAAACGATGCCGACGGCAAGCAAACGACAATTCAAATCACGAAGGTGTACGGCTCGTCGGATACGTTTCAGATGACGTGTACGTTTGATCGCGCGTCGTATCGGTTGGCGTCATTCCGCCGCACCTTCAACTACGGGCCGCAGCCGGTGGTCATCACGGAGACCGTCACGGACTTCAGTCCCGATGTCCATGACGACGATTTGGCGCTGACGCCGCCCGCCGACGCCAGACGCATCGAGTTGCCTGCGCCGGAGCCGTTGTACCACCCGGCGCTCAAAAAAGGCGGCGACCCGCTGCCGATTGAGGCGACCGATATGGAAGGTAAGGCGGTGTCGCTCAAGGATTACCAGGGTAAGGTTGTCTTGCTCAACTTCTGGGCAACGTGGTGCGGTCCCTGCATCGCTAAGTTTCCTTTCATGACAGCCCTGGAGGAAAAGTTCGGGACGCAGGGGTTTGTCGTGCTAGGTGTCGCTTGCGATGAGGAAACCGAAGTGGAAAAGGTCAGGGCGGCGCTCAAAAAGCACAACGTTGCTTGGCGTAACATTTTGCACACCCGAACTGAGGACGGAACGCCGATTGCCGAGCGCTATCGGGTGAAGGGGCTGCCGTTTCTGATACTCATTGGGCGCGACGGCAAGATTATTGAGGTCGGCGTCAATCCCGGCCGCAGTTTGGAAAAGTTGATTGAGCGCAGCATCGCCGCCGACTCGCTGAAGTGA
- a CDS encoding TlpA family protein disulfide reductase, with translation MTKRACLTLIFIMSAVLSLDGVAVAQRVNYDPALRPGAEPFPIQAIALDGRPVTLSDYRGKVLLIDFWATWCPPCRAELPYLTRVYEKYRADGFDVLSISLDSDETRQAVPAFIRQYRMNWRHICDGRGWQAPIVRRYGVRAIPLTILVGRDGKIVAVNVRGPAIEARVRAALTAR, from the coding sequence ATGACCAAACGAGCCTGTCTTACATTGATTTTCATAATGTCGGCGGTGCTGTCACTCGACGGCGTGGCGGTCGCTCAACGAGTAAACTACGACCCGGCGTTGCGGCCTGGCGCAGAACCATTTCCCATCCAAGCGATAGCGCTGGATGGACGCCCAGTCACCCTCAGCGATTATCGTGGGAAGGTGCTGCTGATTGATTTCTGGGCGACGTGGTGCCCGCCTTGCCGGGCGGAACTTCCGTACCTGACGCGTGTCTATGAGAAGTATCGCGCGGATGGTTTCGATGTGCTCAGCATTTCACTTGACAGCGACGAGACCCGGCAGGCTGTTCCGGCGTTCATTCGGCAGTACCGAATGAACTGGCGGCACATTTGCGACGGTCGCGGGTGGCAAGCGCCGATTGTGCGCCGGTATGGGGTGCGGGCCATCCCCCTAACGATCCTGGTTGGGCGTGATGGGAAGATTGTTGCGGTCAATGTGCGCGGCCCTGCCATCGAAGCCCGTGTCCGCGCCGCGCTCACAGCACGATAG
- a CDS encoding TlpA family protein disulfide reductase, with the protein MLMSSVAASLPVRVPVVRPPLSRTALTVVCAMMCLMWCEATVAHAMSLLNDQDKVAEEAKKLLAKVAETHKGLASYRATLQLGSSVFSIPNAEIAVCVKDKTRMAVTIKTADGEWRGFYNADGLFTYSTKDAKRYVQHPIPDEEELTIEKLCGLAELRGLYFALDVWSGSNPAETLARNTVDVAVERVPDKPITTVTFNLMNPDGRITFTVDHERNWLKAVQSEVRPGRSVPLRFTEVVTAFEPTATDADVAFTPPANAERFEIPAPPGKYDRALRPGASPFAFRAKDMDGKPVSLDDYKGRVLLIDFWATWCGPCVAEIPTLRAVYEKYKAQGFEVLSISLDDEDTQAGVPAFIKKNKMTWRHICDGQGWETPIAQRYGVKAIPFTVLVGRDGKIAAVNIRGEALEPAVKAALAK; encoded by the coding sequence ATGTTGATGTCGTCTGTCGCCGCATCGCTTCCAGTGCGCGTACCTGTCGTGCGCCCGCCCCTCTCACGAACCGCCTTAACAGTCGTCTGCGCAATGATGTGTTTGATGTGGTGTGAAGCGACAGTCGCCCACGCCATGTCACTGCTGAATGACCAAGACAAGGTCGCAGAAGAAGCCAAAAAACTCCTGGCTAAAGTTGCTGAAACACACAAGGGCTTGGCGTCCTACCGCGCCACCCTGCAACTCGGTTCGTCTGTTTTTAGTATCCCTAACGCGGAGATTGCGGTATGCGTCAAGGACAAAACGCGCATGGCCGTGACAATCAAAACCGCCGACGGCGAGTGGCGCGGGTTCTACAACGCCGACGGTCTGTTTACCTACTCGACCAAAGACGCCAAGCGATATGTGCAGCATCCCATACCGGATGAGGAAGAGTTGACGATTGAAAAGCTCTGTGGGCTGGCTGAATTGCGTGGTCTGTATTTCGCGCTGGATGTGTGGTCGGGATCGAATCCAGCCGAGACGCTGGCGAGAAACACGGTGGATGTGGCCGTTGAACGTGTCCCGGACAAACCAATCACGACCGTCACCTTCAATCTGATGAATCCGGATGGGCGCATCACTTTCACAGTTGATCATGAACGGAACTGGCTCAAAGCAGTGCAGAGTGAAGTGCGTCCGGGGCGCAGTGTGCCATTGCGGTTTACGGAAGTCGTCACGGCGTTTGAGCCGACGGCGACGGACGCCGATGTCGCCTTTACGCCGCCGGCCAACGCCGAGCGGTTTGAGATTCCTGCGCCGCCCGGCAAATACGACCGAGCGCTTAGGCCAGGGGCGTCACCCTTTGCTTTTAGAGCGAAGGACATGGATGGCAAGCCAGTGTCGCTGGACGACTACAAAGGGCGCGTGCTGTTGATTGACTTCTGGGCGACATGGTGCGGCCCGTGCGTTGCCGAAATCCCGACCCTACGAGCCGTTTATGAGAAATACAAGGCGCAGGGCTTTGAAGTGTTGAGCATTTCCCTAGACGACGAAGACACGCAGGCTGGCGTTCCCGCCTTCATCAAGAAGAACAAAATGACGTGGCGGCATATCTGCGACGGGCAAGGCTGGGAAACGCCTATCGCCCAGCGCTACGGCGTCAAGGCGATTCCTTTCACGGTGCTGGTAGGGCGCGACGGCAAGATTGCAGCCGTCAATATACGCGGTGAGGCGCTGGAGCCGGCGGTGAAGGCCGCGCTGGCAAAGTAG
- a CDS encoding ATP-binding protein: protein MKIHPKQLSQVHPDNNPGNVRRAFGGATMALPDLLPRHSPTSDSSPDVCPVCYGTGFEYDPVGRRSRRCTKCRGGVENLIERARIPARYRDSSFDNFRVNPGGEPQQSLVTAHLACRRYVKDYPAERGLGLLFLGPCGVGKTHLAVATANALMRTKRVPCLFYDFRDLLKAIQETYNPQTQTTEYAVLRPVYEVDVLVLDELGAGKATEWVRDTITHILNTRYNEQKATIITSNYLDQPTERYDETLEDRIGVRLRSRLYEMCKTIYMSGDDYRQTYLSKRLFIQS from the coding sequence GTGAAAATTCACCCAAAGCAACTTAGCCAGGTTCACCCAGATAACAACCCCGGCAATGTTCGCCGGGCGTTTGGTGGCGCAACAATGGCGCTCCCCGATCTACTTCCTCGACATTCACCAACTTCCGATTCGTCGCCAGACGTTTGTCCGGTTTGCTACGGCACTGGGTTTGAGTATGACCCGGTTGGGAGGCGCTCACGGCGATGCACAAAGTGTCGTGGCGGCGTTGAAAACCTTATCGAACGGGCGCGTATTCCGGCGCGTTATCGGGACAGCAGCTTCGACAACTTCCGCGTCAATCCCGGCGGCGAACCGCAGCAATCCCTTGTCACTGCACACTTGGCGTGCCGTCGCTACGTCAAGGACTATCCGGCGGAACGCGGTCTTGGGCTACTTTTCCTTGGACCCTGCGGCGTCGGCAAAACCCATCTGGCGGTAGCGACAGCCAATGCGCTGATGAGAACCAAGCGCGTGCCGTGTCTGTTTTACGACTTCCGCGACCTACTCAAGGCGATTCAGGAAACCTATAACCCACAAACGCAGACAACCGAATATGCGGTACTGCGTCCGGTCTATGAGGTTGACGTATTGGTTTTGGACGAACTGGGAGCGGGCAAGGCGACCGAGTGGGTGCGCGACACCATCACGCACATTCTCAACACGCGCTACAACGAGCAGAAAGCGACCATTATTACGTCGAACTACCTCGATCAGCCGACCGAACGCTACGACGAGACGCTGGAAGACCGCATCGGCGTCCGACTCCGCTCCCGACTCTATGAGATGTGCAAAACCATCTACATGTCCGGCGACGACTACCGGCAGACCTACCTAAGCAAGCGACTGTTTATCCAGTCGTGA
- a CDS encoding NAD(+)/NADH kinase, with protein sequence MAVFETVGLIVKPHLTNITPYLTELTERLTARGCRVVGEAAAAHLLPPSVAVLSATELAAQADLVIVIGGDGTMIYAARLLGERDVPVLGVNYGYLGYLTEYTPETAYAALERVFAGDLRVDVRMKLEATVERGGEPLLTAQAVNDCVITKSMLARLIPIECWIGGQFVSTFHADGLIIATPTGSTAYSLSAGGPIVHPAMQAIVITPICPHTLTNRPLVVPDTSEIELRLSTERGPFNVEDVFLTFDGQTGCAVEPEDRVLIRKSASVLKLIEPADKDYFQLLRDKLKWGNT encoded by the coding sequence ATGGCTGTCTTCGAAACGGTTGGTTTGATTGTTAAACCACACCTGACCAACATTACGCCATACTTGACCGAGCTAACTGAACGGCTCACAGCACGTGGCTGCCGCGTGGTTGGCGAAGCTGCAGCGGCTCACCTTCTGCCTCCGTCAGTCGCCGTTCTCTCTGCGACCGAACTGGCGGCGCAGGCCGACTTAGTCATTGTCATCGGCGGCGACGGAACGATGATCTACGCCGCGCGTTTGCTGGGCGAGCGCGATGTTCCCGTCCTTGGCGTCAACTATGGCTACCTTGGCTATTTGACCGAGTACACACCGGAAACGGCCTACGCGGCGTTGGAGCGCGTCTTTGCGGGCGATCTCCGCGTGGATGTCCGCATGAAGCTGGAAGCAACTGTTGAGCGCGGTGGCGAACCGTTGTTGACGGCGCAGGCCGTCAATGACTGCGTCATCACCAAGAGCATGCTGGCGCGCCTCATCCCGATTGAATGTTGGATTGGCGGGCAGTTTGTTTCAACATTCCACGCCGACGGCCTCATCATTGCCACTCCGACCGGCTCAACAGCCTATTCGCTTTCGGCTGGAGGACCAATCGTGCATCCGGCGATGCAGGCGATTGTCATCACGCCGATTTGTCCGCACACCCTAACAAACCGCCCGCTGGTCGTTCCCGATACAAGCGAGATTGAGCTGCGTCTAAGCACGGAACGTGGTCCTTTCAACGTCGAGGATGTGTTCCTAACCTTTGACGGACAAACCGGATGCGCCGTCGAGCCAGAAGATCGCGTTCTGATTCGCAAGAGCGCCTCCGTCCTCAAGCTTATTGAACCGGCCGACAAGGATTACTTCCAGCTGCTGCGCGACAAACTCAAATGGGGCAACACGTGA
- a CDS encoding ATP-binding protein, with amino-acid sequence MPERILIAADDKLLGAMVSALLTSSGYEVEMVDTGSAARVRLEAHPFDALILDIALRNQNCLELTQWVRSQTNLRNLPVIILSPTATRDDDVPSALHAGADEVLATPFRHQELILKLRRMLERQRWAIERQQLVANLSAIADGIEQFIRPTGEQLSLDFSEGADPEEQAKWRELMASLSAAIQSLQAASGSEETKILRRALEQIAGALKRAGRYVQVRTQAQALRDANEKLRELERLRAEFTNAIVHDIRSPLGTIVSTMELIEQELNAPRPMRSDILPLVTGARNIAVKLIALVSELLDFSKLEAGKMKLSLEKLEVAKLIEQVGEEFEPAARRKAIKFSYGCEEHLPPIIGDANKLHRALSNLMSNALKFTPEGGQIWLEARLMEGTQVDAGVPYVVFNVVDSGEGIPAQDLPYVFDAYYQAANRNKDLGTGLGLAIVKRIAAAHGGNVAVRSQVGVGTAFSIILPLTPPVEEQPPTPPPVLSAAAPAVVTDLSDVLATPTEGANPLLSPSDQR; translated from the coding sequence ATGCCCGAACGAATTCTCATCGCGGCGGACGACAAGCTTTTGGGAGCAATGGTTAGCGCATTGCTCACCAGCAGCGGTTATGAAGTCGAAATGGTGGATACCGGCAGCGCTGCGCGAGTGCGCCTGGAAGCGCACCCATTTGACGCGCTGATTCTCGACATTGCGCTGCGTAACCAAAACTGCCTTGAGCTGACCCAGTGGGTGCGTAGCCAAACGAATCTGCGCAACCTACCGGTGATCATTTTGAGTCCGACGGCGACGCGCGACGATGATGTGCCGTCGGCGCTGCATGCGGGTGCGGACGAGGTCCTAGCGACGCCGTTCCGCCATCAAGAGCTCATTTTGAAGCTGCGACGCATGCTCGAACGGCAACGCTGGGCTATCGAACGGCAGCAGTTGGTGGCAAATCTGTCGGCGATAGCGGACGGTATCGAGCAATTTATTCGTCCGACCGGCGAACAGCTCTCGCTTGATTTCTCAGAAGGGGCCGACCCTGAAGAACAGGCTAAGTGGCGGGAGCTTATGGCTTCTCTCAGCGCCGCCATTCAATCCCTTCAGGCGGCTTCCGGCAGCGAAGAGACAAAAATCCTGCGGCGCGCGCTGGAGCAGATTGCCGGCGCTCTGAAACGCGCCGGGCGGTACGTCCAAGTTCGGACACAGGCGCAGGCGCTGCGCGACGCCAACGAAAAACTGCGTGAATTAGAAAGGCTGCGCGCCGAGTTCACCAACGCTATCGTACACGACATTCGGTCGCCCTTGGGCACGATCGTTTCTACGATGGAATTGATTGAACAGGAACTAAATGCGCCCCGCCCAATGCGATCAGACATTCTACCGTTGGTGACGGGCGCACGAAACATTGCCGTCAAGCTCATCGCCTTGGTTTCCGAGCTGCTCGATTTCTCGAAGCTCGAAGCCGGCAAAATGAAGCTGTCGCTTGAAAAACTGGAAGTTGCTAAGCTTATCGAGCAGGTCGGCGAAGAGTTTGAACCGGCCGCCCGACGCAAGGCCATCAAGTTTAGCTACGGCTGCGAGGAACATCTTCCCCCGATCATTGGCGACGCCAACAAACTGCACCGAGCGCTGTCAAACCTAATGTCAAACGCCTTGAAGTTCACCCCGGAAGGGGGACAGATCTGGCTTGAGGCGCGGTTGATGGAAGGCACGCAGGTGGACGCTGGCGTACCGTATGTTGTCTTCAACGTCGTGGATTCGGGCGAGGGCATTCCGGCGCAAGACTTGCCATACGTCTTTGACGCCTACTATCAGGCGGCGAACCGCAACAAGGACTTAGGCACGGGACTGGGGTTGGCCATTGTTAAGCGGATTGCCGCCGCCCACGGCGGCAATGTTGCGGTGCGTAGTCAGGTCGGCGTTGGTACGGCGTTTTCTATCATCCTACCACTTACGCCGCCGGTAGAAGAACAGCCGCCCACGCCACCGCCGGTGTTGTCAGCAGCTGCGCCAGCGGTTGTCACGGATTTGTCGGATGTGTTGGCGACACCGACCGAAGGCGCCAATCCCCTGCTTTCGCCGTCCGACCAGCGTTAG